The DNA sequence actaaaaaatagcatctttcaaaatacttcaccataattcacaaatgagatatcaatagaaagctaaagagacAAGTAATACGTTACCAACCTCCGTTGGACTCAATTCGATCGGCGGTGGCTGGGAAATGAACGAAATTTTTTTGTCAAAGTTCAActtctcatatctctcaaacaacaaggaattgagctgaataaatatcaaaattgagcTCAAAGGGTCCGAAAATATTAGAAAagagtatcaatttggccgaGTGATGGCCAGATTGCCGAAAAACTGAATTGGCCACCGCTGGCTTTGCCGGCCCGATTTGGGGGCGTCGCCAGCCGGATGGCtgccaaatttggtggccgagaTCGTCAACGACTGGGCTTCACCATCGACCGAAGCGTGCCTCATAATGGTAGCTGGAAAAATTTGAATAGGTTGTGACAGGGAGGTTCGGCGAAGGGGAAGGaatgagaggaagaagaaagaaggagaagaaacaagaaaagaaagaaaggaaaatccCATGCCCCCCACCcctgttttcccacgtggggaaaagaaaaagaaaaagaaataaataaaataatatcaaaataatcaaataataatataataatataatatttaattaatatgacaCATGGTAGTTTTCCATCGTGACATGTGTCTCTTTTTAACCATAATACAGGTCAATTTTCAAGTAATGACATATGATGCAATTTTAAGGACTCTCTCAAATATTTGACTATCCAGTAAAAATCAATCTCAGttataattttacaaattcataactttttaaacGTGGATCCAAATTAGGCATACCACCAATCTACGTACTCATATCAAACAGTACTTTCATATAACAAATGTATCAATACTAGAATCTACAtaactaaaaagtcaactcgaaGTTCATTGATCAATCTAGATCGTATCTTATTTCGCTTATAACTTTTAAATCGTAACTCCGTTTTTGATGCATTACTAGTCTGCGAACTCATATCAATGTATACTCTGCAATGGTGCCTTGTTCAATGCAAAATTCtatccagaacaaaaagtcaacattttgatCCACTTGGTCAACTGTCAAACCCGGTAAACCTCAGTCGACGTGTAAATTTCCgatgatttgggacggggtgttacatggtTGCTGGTTGCTGGAACGATGGAAGCAAAGGAGAAGAGGGGAAGACTGTGGGGTACGTGAGAGATGATTTTTGTGAGGGAATTTGTGAGTAAAATCTGGATCGATGGTATTAATCTAAAGACCAAGaacaaaagaatattttttaactgGATAGGAAATTATTAGGATCGAACTGACCATAtaatctccatatatatatatatatatattgtctgcttatgcatatataaacagAAAAAGACAATCCAGATGAAGTGTGTCTCAAATCCAAGCTATTCGGTGACAGTGATAGTAGATAGATATGGGAATTGAATTTAAATAtctactttaaaaaaattcactttttttaaaattaaaattttaaaataaaaaataaatatatatatatatatatatgacaggACCCGCCCCGGGAACCCTTCCCAGGACCTCCCGGGTGATCCCGCCTAGCGAAGTCCCACTGCacaatccctagaaaatatccaatggaacctcactttaaaacgtagataatcaaacaccagcattaacgttaatacttcaatatatatatatatatataaataagtccacaaccggcctactgtactataggccataactacacacatgagtaccatggtctctactgagtcccataattaaaatcagagcattctaagagtgttaacaaagtctatgagtacaaataagtaataaataagtccagaagataacaataggtaaagaaaggataaatacggctgctgtagtggaaggaaacaagcggtaagctgtgcgcgaggtagactgctactaaaagcctgggcctaggggaacgaatttaaaacaataaaacgtgagataaagaatctcagtgagtggcatagtataatagaaaaataatgatttacttctgaaaaatctttctctcaagacctttcattccactcttttgaaaagttccccgtttaaaatcatttcatgaaacccaaacttgtaccccaattaatatcataaaaaccgatgctcaaagtatgaatgaacgatcattgtaatattatgaaatgtctcaaattcaaatataaacatttgagcataaactataataaatgcAGTTCCACCaagtaaatatgaaaatgcagaaattaccacaatatttgtaaatcaacaatctatacaaacatatacaatgtaccatacgatgtaccaatctataaaccgtgggatacacccatctcacgaccctcaatatatgaacggtgtcgtggaaataataaataaccgtcgggacgtacccaacctcacggtccgtggcaataataaaccgttggatgataccaaccttacagcaccatggtaataataataaaccgtcggataaacccaacctcacagtccgtgataataatagataaccgttggatgaaaccaacctcacggccgtggtaaacccagcgcacggtaatataatataatataatactgatccaaggtattaGCATTACATAgtacattaatttaaaaataactaatacagtatacatgaaacaatcttgtaagattataaatatacttttccaaaaaatactgtatcataaatcataatttaacatttaaacttccaccgtttaattaaatacttcaaaatctcaaaacatcatttcataaaaaaaccagaaataccacagtgaaatatattcaccataaaccaattttaagcacataaaattataaactatttgatcgtgcttaaaattatatgattttcaatctggtttgtcaaaccaaatagttttcaaaatgatttaaaatttcaatttaattaccaagatatttaaataccacaagtccatttatggacccattaaaattgaaaatcacttaaaatattatcaaaagtcatataaaatgataacacatatatgtaaaagaaaatatttatatatgcataaaatagcATTTCAATCgaatgatatatacgtaaaatatttaaaccacatatatactatactatatacccaaatcatttaaaaatgatataaccactcacagtactgtagatgctcatgcctgctcctctacaggatttcctccaggctcaactcgagtgtctgtaatataataaaatattcctcaggctctaaacaactaaaccagagacacttgtataatccaaatgtttcaaaataatttacagtactacaaaattacataaattcgACACCgggcagtccaattataccgcgtgtccttaggacccgatacccaaaattggggattttcacccgaaacctaatatttcaaaattgaaccccCAATTAGGtcctaatattattcaatttcactaatctaacttcaattctaaCCATTTTAACCACAatcgtccaaacacagtcccaatttCTCCGAAAATTAGCCAAGTAACCtcaaaaataggaaaattattaAACGACCTCcaatattcacaaattataaGTCAACGGAAAGCTCAAGAGACAAGAAGTTCACCAGTGGTCTTACCTTGGTCCGGTGACTCCTCCGGTGACCGAAAAATTGACGTAAAGGTTCGACCGAACTTGAACTTGAgtgatctctcaaatggtggggattttgggcaatctaaccacggaaatggactcagaggggtcaaaaatggcAAGATAGAGGTATGGATCGAGTTGGGTTGGtcggaaaacaaagaaaagaggagagagaaaatttccgaCTGTCGGGCTTCttcggcccgatctgggcgcgtccggcgaccggtggccgtgaaattttgcggCCGAGCTCGTCTCTGTCTCCTGCTCCTCTCTGGTCggtgcgtgtagcaaggtggtgaccgaagatgggtcaaacggcgtaAACCTAGTTGGAGGTAAAAAAGGTCGGTTCGGCCCCGTGGGCCTGGGGTGTTTTTCTGGGGTTTTGGAGAGGAAATGGttatttttgggcttttcttcctgtttggcacatttaccgaggcttatatagaggctaaatcactaacagacaaaaattggggactgacttggacactgatttaaaatttatgcttaaaacttctcagaaccataactttttatccgtaactcagaatttggtgtGCCaccagtctgtgaactcgtatcgacgagatctacataatggtacctcagtcaaaccaaaaatattggctattgaaaaagtcaacttgaacccatatattattcacttggtcaaacttagtcaagttggtcaaacttgtttaatcatgtatatttttatttttatttttatttttattttgttacgaggtgttacatatatatatatatatattttatctttttgtccTTGATGATAATCGTCACCATTCGAATCCACTACCGTAGATATAGGTTCTAAGGCACACTAATAGTGTCAATTtcacataataaataatactaacAAATATCAATGCCCAGAAATTTTATCCTCAACGATGAGAAACATTTTagcaaattgaaaaaacaaggaaaaaatgtAATACTTTGTTAATCAAGTATAATGTTTTCATTGATTGtatacatttaaatatttttgtaataatttttttattttatttatataaaaatgttataattaaGTTTAACATGATTACGGATTATAtgacaatttaataaatagattggaattttaatattttaatacaaaagTTTAACATCTCTTATTTGGATGGAAAAATTTTAGCAGGAATAAGCCATGACAGAAATAGATACAATATGACACATCCCTAAGTCTACTCAAATCTTTAACCACCATTTATCAAAGTATCAGTtttgatcaaaataaataaattaaaatttgaggtcaatatcaaaacattttaaatttgaggaagaaagatgcaactttttcaaataaaaagttGTAAAGTACAGTcaaccccatttttttttatttaattgtaagattcatgtaaattttaataatttatttcaattaatCAGGCTTATATAAGGTATTTAATATAACGACTAACGTAAAATCTTCATATTTTAGCTTTTAGATTGCAGTAATGATTgagatttaatattatatttattaagcGCAAGATCTTAATATGGCTCACTTTTTGTAAACAATGTTTTTATATGTTATTAATCCTATATTTGACCacttttttgaatttcaaatcccAACGATTGATGTGATACCTTAATCATTAAggatgaattttaatttaataaaataagatttattttactTAAAACTAACTATTATgtcaatatatacatttatatgctATTACTATAAAGATAATTTTACGGTGCGTATTTCAATATGACGATGATTTTTAAAGAAACCGTCGTCAAATATTCATTTCTATGTTATAGTATTGAtaatgattttttcaaaaactgtcGTTAATAATAAAGTCCGCATGATAAAAACATGCAAACATCCATATCATAGACGGACTCATtactataatgaaatatatatatatatatatatatatgtgtgtgtgtgtgtgtgtgtgtgtgtgtgtgtgtgtgtgtagatatATATTCTATTAATATAACGAAATTACCTTGTTATCtgaatttttccatatttttttcatGAGGCtccaaattctttattttttctacaaaaaataaaagctaactaaaaaatatattaatgtcATTTTAGTATctagaaatataaaagaaaaaaaaatcaactgattTAACACTTGGCTATCATTAACCTGTTAAACATAATAAATACCAATTTATAGAAGTCAACAAGCAGATTTGCATGGTCAACAAAAAGCGTATAGAAATTCATTAGTGGATTAAAATAACCGGCACTAAACTGACTTATCtttcaaaaccaaacaaaaaggtAGATTAAAAAGAAACAATCCAGCTCTTTTACGCCTCTATATTCCTCCAAATTGCTTATTTTCATTTACACGGTTCTCTCCAACAATAACATAATAACAATAGCATAAACATCACAGGAACTTCCCTCTCTTTCTGGTGTAGatggtattttaattaaataaaaccaaaaaaagagaaaagtacTACTAGTACTACTactgacaataataataataataattattattattataataataataacaatttttatagAACCGATTTCATTTGATCCTGTCTATTAATCCAGTCGCTGAAAGCTATCAAGGTTGTCACGTCTGCCCTGTAATGTTTTTGGGTAAATTCAAGCAATGTAGGCCATGTAAAATCCGGATACAATCTTGGATTTTGGGAATTGACCAAACTTCTCGGTGGGATTACAACCTTCTCCTTGTTTGGACACAGAAAGAAAGCAAGAGATTTTCTCACACTGGTGTTGTTTACCACTGCTCTATGCAAACAACTCTTGAATATTCCATTTGAAAGAGCCTGAAAAAAATCAACGCTCAACTTTCGTTACTTTCTGTTTCAACAACCTTACCAAATTAAGTAATTTTCTTTTGGGTCAAAGTGGTAATTGgagatatatatgaattttttttctggaCTGAACAAATAGAATATGTGGATAAAATTATCTAATGAAACAAATTTTCCGGCTAGAAAGCTTAATGGTCATGAGTACAATTCGCTCACCATGAATGTATCACCAATGTTGACAACAAAAGCATTATGTAGAGGAATTATGGAGTGCCATTTTTCGTCTACAAGTACTTGAAGGCCGCCAACTTGATCCTGGTGAAGGATTGTTAAGGAAGTTGGATCGCAATGAGGCCCTGTACCCAGTGTTTCATCCGGTTTTTGACATTTTGGATAGTAATTCAATCTCATTATGGAATCGTTGTTCTCGTAGAATTCTTTGAAGTACTCTTTTCCAACTCCAAGACTCACTCCAAATAGCTCCATGATTTGAAGAGCGAGAGTGTTCATGGCTTCACAATACTCCTGGTACACCTTCCTGAGAAAGACATTAATTCAACCATTTTATACTAGTACTCAGTATTGTATTATTCATGATAAGATTTTTACCCACTATAATTATTTCttggtgaatattatatataaatatatacagtgATTTGTTATTGGGCGATGTTAGACTTCTGATTACATATAATCCATTGGATATATATTTCATCCGGATTACATATAGTCAGACAAATTTGGCAACATAAACAGCTCAATATCATCCAAtagaatatattcatatatatatatatatgcagataGAGTAAAATTGATGTGTTACTTACCCAAATTGTCTGAAATCTTCACTCAATACATTGACAATGTAATCCTCAACAATGTTTGAGGACTGCTCATCAGGGCAGTATCGGAGAGAAAGTGTTTCTTTCCATGGAAGTTTGGAGGTGAACCTCCCTGTGAAGCTACTAGCATATCCACAATGCTCACCAATCTTCCTCTGAGCTTTTTGTTTCTCTGAAAGTGTCATACCGAAGAACAAGTCCATGTACTTGTGAGCTTTCTCAATAAGCTGGGGATCGACTCCATGGTTGACA is a window from the Ziziphus jujuba cultivar Dongzao chromosome 11, ASM3175591v1 genome containing:
- the LOC107432623 gene encoding gibberellin 20 oxidase 1-D, which translates into the protein MVSNPAQPLKRTNEKEDKGLVFDSSVLQHESNIPSQFIWPDHEKPGSDAPELEVPPIDLKGFLSGDSLAISNASRLVNEACRKHGFFHVVNHGVDPQLIEKAHKYMDLFFGMTLSEKQKAQRKIGEHCGYASSFTGRFTSKLPWKETLSLRYCPDEQSSNIVEDYIVNVLSEDFRQFGKVYQEYCEAMNTLALQIMELFGVSLGVGKEYFKEFYENNDSIMRLNYYPKCQKPDETLGTGPHCDPTSLTILHQDQVGGLQVLVDEKWHSIIPLHNAFVVNIGDTFMALSNGIFKSCLHRAVVNNTSVRKSLAFFLCPNKEKVVIPPRSLVNSQNPRLYPDFTWPTLLEFTQKHYRADVTTLIAFSDWINRQDQMKSVL